DNA sequence from the Alkalilimnicola ehrlichii MLHE-1 genome:
GGGCGCGGCGGTGACAATGATGCCCTGGTAGGGCGCGTGTTGCGCCCACCCCTCGCTACCATCGCCATAACGGACATGGACGCGGTGGAGCCTGAGATCGCGCATGCGCTGCCGGGCCTGGTCGGCCAACGCCTTGATCCGCTCGATGGTGTACACCTCGACCCCCAGGTAAGCCAGAACGGCCGCCTGGTAACCGGAGCCCGTGCCCAGTTCCAGCACCCGCTCCGGGATCGATTGCTCGATCAGCAGCTCCGTCATGCGGGCCACCACCCAGGGCTGCGAGATGGTCTGGCCGTGGCCGATGGGCAACGGCGTGTTGTCGTAGGCCCGACTGGCCAGGGCCTCATCCACGAACAGGTGGCGCGGCACCTCGAGGATGGCCTGGAGCACCCGCGGGTCGCGGATGCCCTCCTCGGCCAGGCGGCTGACCAGGCGTTCGCGGGTGCGGCGCGAGGTCATCCCGATGCCCTGGTAGCGGTTTGGGTCCATGTCAGTGCCCCTCCTCGGCCGGCCGGCCCAGACCGCTGACCCAGCCGGCCACCTGGTCCAACGCGGTATAGCGCGTCAGGTCCACCTGAATCGGGGTCACCGAGACATAGCCGTTGCGTACGGCATAGAAGTCGGTCCCGGGGCCGGCGTCCTCCTCACTACCCGGCGGGCCGATCCAGTAGATCGCCCGGCCGCGCGGGTCCTCGTCACGCACCACTGGCTCGGCCCGGTGGCGCCGACCCAGGCGCGTCGCCTCCCAGCCCTGTACCTCATGCCAGGGCAGGTCGGGGACGTTGATATTGAGGATGGTGTCGGAGGGCAACGGGTCACGGCTCAGGCGCTGAACGATGAGCTGCGCCACCCGGGCTGCCGTGGCCAGGTGCCGGGGCTCGAAGGCATTGAGGGAGATGGCAATGGCCGGCAGGCCCAGGAAACGCCCCTCGGTGGCCGCGGCCACGGTGCCGCTGTAGAGGACATCGTCGCCCATGTTGGCCCCGGCGTTGATCCCGGAGACCACCATATCCGGCTCCTCGCTGAGCAGCCCGGTGATGGCCAGGTGGACGCAGTCGGTGGGGGTCCCCTCCACCCGGTAGCGGTGCGGGCCGGTGCCATGCACGCGCAATGGATAGTCCAGGGTGAGCGAATTGCTCGCGCCGCTACGGTCCCGCTCCGGGGCCACCACGGTCACCCGCGCCATCTCGGACAGGGCCTCGGCCAGGGCGAGTATGCCGGGCGCCTGGTAACCATCGTCATTGCTGACCAGAATGTGCATCATAGAAACGCCGTCGCGTATGCCGGTAGCTGTAGGGTGGATTGGCCGAGAGTATACCGCGACATCCAGTCACTGAGGGCGGCCATGAGTTGCAACGACCACGACAACCACGACGGGCTCTTCCGCCGGGCGATGGCCGGGGTCCGCCCACTCCAGCACAATCGGGTGGCGGCCCGCAAACCGCCGCCCCCGCCCCGCCCCCTGCAGCGGCAGCGGGACGAGCGCCGGGTGATGGATGAACTGATGGACCCGCCCGACCCGGCCGAGATCGAGACCGGCGAGGAGCTGCTCTACTTTCGGGAGGGCCTGCAACGGCGGGTTCGGCGGCGGCTCCGGCGCGGCCAGTTCCCGCCCACCGCCTGCCTGGACCTGCACGGCATGACGGCGACCCAGGCCCGCCAGGCCCTGGCGGCCTTCCTGCAGGAGAGCCGCCGGGGACGCCACCGGTGTGTGCGGATCATCCACGGCAAGGGCAACCGTTCGAGCAACCGGGGGCCGGTACTCAAGCGCAAGGTCGATTACTGGCTGCGCCAGCGGGAGGAGGTGTTGGGGTTCTGTTCGGCGCTACCCAGTGATGGTGGCACGGGGGCCGCCTATGTCCTCCTGCGCCTGGCACGTTGAGCGCTCCCGCCCGGACCGGACCCGAATCCCTATGCCGCCGCTTCGCTTGGCCTCGTAGCAGGCCTGGTCGGCCACCTCCAGCAGCGCCTCCGCACCCGGGCCGTGACCGAGAACCGGCACCAGGCCGATGCTCACCCCCAACCCCAGCGTCTGCCCCCGCCAGTGGAAGCGATAGTCCCGGACGGCCGCGCGGATCACCTGGGCCACCCGGATGGCCTGGAGCAACGGGCAATGCTCCAGCAGCACCAGAAACTCATCACCGCCCAGCCGGGCCACGGTGTCCCGTTGGCGCACACAGTCGAGCAGCCGGCCCGCCACCTCGGCCAGCGCCCGGTCACCCGCCACGTGGCCGGCCAGATCGTTGATGCCCTTGAAACGATCCAGGTCCAGGTAGCACAGGGCGTGCTCACAGCACTGCTCCCCGGCCGACGCCACCATGCGCTCCAGCCGCCGAAGGGCCTCACGGCGGTTCACCAACCCGGTCAGCCCATCGTGGCTGGCCTCGTAGGTGAGCCGCCGGGCCATCTTCAGGTAGTCGCCGATGTCGCGGAACGAGAGGATGACCCCGCGGGGCTGCCCGGCCCCGTCCTGAATCGGGGCCCCGGTCAGTGCCACCTCCAGGGTCTCGCCATCCTGGCGCCGCAGGCGGGCGTGGCGCTCCCCCGCCTGCCCGAGCTGCCGGCACTGCGCCACCAGCGCCTCCGGTGGCAGCGGCTGCCCCTGCTCCTCCAAGTGCAGGACTGCGCCCAGGGGCTGGCCCCGGGCATTCGCCACGGGCCAGCCGGTCAGTTGCGACGCCCGGGGGTTCAGGTAGCCGATCCGGCCGTCCGGGCGCACCCAGACCACCGCCTCGGGCAGGGCCTCCAGCAAGGGTTCCTGAAAGGTCAGTCCCATCCCATCCTCCGTCGTCACCGAGTCCGGCTCATCCAGCGATCACCGCGCCGCCATCTCATCCGCCCACCCGTTCACTGTCCACCATCCGCACCAGCACCGATAGGTTGCCGGTCCCGAGCTTTTCCCGTATCCGCCGGCGCCGGGCCTCCACGGTGGAGAGACTGACGTGCAGCTCACGGGCGATCACCTTGTTGGGCTTGCCCTCCACCACCGCCTCCAGCACCGCCCGCTCGCCGGGGTTCAGTCGCGCCAGGCGCTCGCGGATCAGCACCCGGCGCCGCTGGCTCTCCCGCCGTTCCGCGTCCTCGTCCAACGCCTCACGCACCTTCCGGAGCAGTTCCGCCCCCCGGAAGGGCTTGCACAGGAAGTCCACCGCGCCGTGCTTCATGGCCGTGATCGCTGTCTCGGCATCGCCATGCCCGGTAACGATAATCACCGGGAGTTCCACCCCGCGGGCGTTCAGGGCCTTCTGCAACCCCAGACCACTGAGGCCGGGCATGCGCACATCCAGCACCACACAGCCGCGGCTTTGCTCATCCACGGCCTCCAAAAAGGTCCACGCGTCGCTGAAACCCCGCACCGAAAGACCGTGGGCGCGCATTAAATCGCAAATTGACTCCCGGACAGCGTGATCGTCATCAACGACAAATACCGTCGCATCAGATTCAGAATAATGATCCATTAAACGATTATTGATCCCTGGCACGAACCATCGGACGGGGCCACCCAAGGCCCGGCAGCAGCCCCACGGCCAAGCGGCACCCGTTGATCTCAATGTAATGAAGTGTTGGCGGTACCGGTATGGGGGCCCGCCATATCTCTCAAAAGGCTTACCCTTATTCCCCGCCAATTATTGGGTACAAGGGTTGACCCGCGCCGCAGGCAACTGGAAGCAGAGGCAACTCCCCGCATCGGGCTCGCCGGCCCAGAGCCGACCACCGTGGGCCTCTATAATGGACTGACTGATGGGTAGCCCGAGCCCCATGCCATCCGGTTTGGTGGTGTAGAAGGGCACGAACAGATTTGCCCGCACCGCCTCGCTCATTCCCGGCCCGGTATCGCAGACGGAGAAGACCACATCCCCCGCCCCGTCGACCGTGGCACTGACCGTGACGCCTCTCGGCTGATCGGCTGCGTTCTCCCGCATGGCATCCACCGCGTTCCGGATCAGATTGAGCAGCACCTGCTGGATCTGGACCGCATCCACCTGTACGGCAGGCAAGACGTCAGGCAGATCCAGCCGCAACGCCGCCCCGCCCCGATCCAGTTCGATATCGATCAACTCCCGGATCTCCGCCACCAGCTCGGCAGGGGTGCGGCATGCTTCCCGCGGCCGCCCCGGATCCCGGCGGGCGAAGGCGCGTACCCGCTGCATGACGGTGCTGGCCCGCTGGGCCTGGGCGATCAGCTTGTCCAGCAACCGGCGCACCTCGCCGGGCGTCGCGCGGGCCCCCTCCAACTGCTCCGCCGCGGCGTCCGCATAGGCGATGATCGCGCTCAACGGTTGGTTGAGTTCGTGCGCCAGCCCGGAGGTCAGTTCCCCCAGCAGGCTGATGCGGTAGACATGACTGAGCGCCTCGCGCTGCTCCCGGCTGCGGGCCTCATACTCCGCCTCCGCCCACTGATCACCCACCCATTGGGCGAGCAACTGCAGGCTCTCCGCGTCCATGGCACACCAACCGGCGCAATGCGCGCGGGTGCAGAAGAAGGCCAGGTACCCCTCCACCTCGCCCTGGACCAGGATCGGCGCCTGCAGGCCCGCCTGCAGGGCCGGGCCTTCCTCGCCATGCGCCAGGCGCCAGTGGCGCGGGGCCTGCGACCAGGCGCAGCTGGACGCGGCCTGCAGGTCCTCCACCGCACCGCAGCCCGGCGGCAGCAGAGGCGATACATCCAGTGCGGTAGCCACCGGCAGATGGGAGGCCGGGTGGCCATGGAGCACCGTCCATTGCCCTGCCTGCCGGCGCGCCACCACCGCCAGGTCGGCCCCCAGACAGCGGCTGGCCTGCTCAAGCAGCACCGCACATTTCTGCTCCACGGCTGCGCGGCGGTCGGTGCTGAGCCGTCGGATCAGACCAATCAGCGCCTGCCCATTGCGCTGCGCCTGTTCCGTCTCCACGCAGATCAGGTAGAGCCGAAGTACCTCCTGAACGGCGTTGAGGATGTCGAGCTCATCCCCCTCCGGCGGCCGTTGACCACCGCCTGAGCCACGACGGGGCACCAGCTCGATGAAGCCGTCCTCGGGCAGCAGGGTCGGAAGCGGTTGGCGGTGCAGTGGGGGCTGGGGCTGGAAGCCCGGACAGGGGTAGGCCCGGCCGTTGTAAACGATGCGGGCCGCGGCGCGCGCCGGCTCTCGCAGGCAGGTGGGCAGCAGTGCAGCGAACCGGACCAGTACGTCGTCACGGTTATCGTCCCGGGCGTCGTGGGCGAGGACAGCGGCACGGTGCAACAAGGTGAGTAACCGCAGGCGCCGGCGCTGCTCCCGTTCGTAGTCACGCACACGCTGGCGCTCCCGGCGCCGTTCGGTGACATCCCGCTGAATACTCAGATAGTGGGTGGTCCGGCCCTGCTCATCGCGCAGCGCGGTGATGCGCCACTCCAGTTGGTACTCCTCGCCATTCCGCCGGTAATTGACCGTCTCGCCGGTAAAGTCCTCACCGGCCTCCAGTTGACGGCGAAGGCGGCGCAATACGCTGCGCTCGGTACGCGGTCCCTGGAGCAGGCGGGGGCTTTGCCCGATGATCTCGTCCCGGCGATGGCCGGACATGGCCTCGAAGGCGGCGTTGACGAACAGCACGGTGGGGCCCGGCCAATCCAGGCGGGTGTCGGTGATCAATACGGGATCCGGGCACTGCTCCATGGCCCGGACAAAGACCTCGTCCGGTAACGCCTCCCGGCCCCCGCTCGCCCTGCTCATGATGGCCGATCCAGCGCCCCGCCGGGCGCCCGTTCCACCTCCGGTAACAATGGGTAGCGATCCAGTACGCCGACCAGGACCGCCATACGCACCAATTCAGTATAGGTTTCAATGCGCAACTTGCGGTACAGCCGGGCCCGGTGGACCTCCAATGTCCGCGGACTGATACCCAGCCCCTGGGCAATGTCACGGTGGCTCCCGCCCCGCGCCAGTGCCCGGAACACCTCTTGCTCGCGCTGGGTGAGCCGCGCCATTTGGGTGCAGAGCCGTTGGCGCCGCCGGTGCTCCTGGACCCGGGCCTGGCCGGCCTGCACGGCGTGGCAGACCGTGTCCAGGAGCAGTTGGTCACTCACCGGGACCCGCAGGACGTCCCAGGCACCGTGGCGCAGGGCCTGAACCACCGGCGCCACCGCGGGCGTCCGCACCAGGGCCACCAGCGGGGCAATAGCCGACCCGGGCCCCAACGCCCTGTCCAGGCTTGCCAGGCAATCGGGGTCGGCATCGAGGTTCAGCAACACACACCCGGGGACTTCGCCCCGCTCGCAGCCCCCCTCCCGGCAGCGGCGGGTGCAGAGCGTCACCCGCAGGCCCGCACCCTGGAGCAGGCCTGTCAGCCGCTCCGCCTCCTCCGCCGGAAAGCCGCTCAGGCAGACGGTACCCGCTCCCGTCTCCAGATCGCTCAAACCCCGGCCCCCCCAACATTCAAGGCGAGAAAAGACTACGCCTTTCAGTATAGTCATCTTATTATAATTGGGTTTTTGTGTAATTGCGTGCGTTAATCAACACTCCAACACCTCCCGTACCACCAC
Encoded proteins:
- a CDS encoding sensor histidine kinase gives rise to the protein MSRASGGREALPDEVFVRAMEQCPDPVLITDTRLDWPGPTVLFVNAAFEAMSGHRRDEIIGQSPRLLQGPRTERSVLRRLRRQLEAGEDFTGETVNYRRNGEEYQLEWRITALRDEQGRTTHYLSIQRDVTERRRERQRVRDYEREQRRRLRLLTLLHRAAVLAHDARDDNRDDVLVRFAALLPTCLREPARAAARIVYNGRAYPCPGFQPQPPLHRQPLPTLLPEDGFIELVPRRGSGGGQRPPEGDELDILNAVQEVLRLYLICVETEQAQRNGQALIGLIRRLSTDRRAAVEQKCAVLLEQASRCLGADLAVVARRQAGQWTVLHGHPASHLPVATALDVSPLLPPGCGAVEDLQAASSCAWSQAPRHWRLAHGEEGPALQAGLQAPILVQGEVEGYLAFFCTRAHCAGWCAMDAESLQLLAQWVGDQWAEAEYEARSREQREALSHVYRISLLGELTSGLAHELNQPLSAIIAYADAAAEQLEGARATPGEVRRLLDKLIAQAQRASTVMQRVRAFARRDPGRPREACRTPAELVAEIRELIDIELDRGGAALRLDLPDVLPAVQVDAVQIQQVLLNLIRNAVDAMRENAADQPRGVTVSATVDGAGDVVFSVCDTGPGMSEAVRANLFVPFYTTKPDGMGLGLPISQSIIEAHGGRLWAGEPDAGSCLCFQLPAARVNPCTQ
- a CDS encoding diguanylate cyclase domain-containing protein, with product MGLTFQEPLLEALPEAVVWVRPDGRIGYLNPRASQLTGWPVANARGQPLGAVLHLEEQGQPLPPEALVAQCRQLGQAGERHARLRRQDGETLEVALTGAPIQDGAGQPRGVILSFRDIGDYLKMARRLTYEASHDGLTGLVNRREALRRLERMVASAGEQCCEHALCYLDLDRFKGINDLAGHVAGDRALAEVAGRLLDCVRQRDTVARLGGDEFLVLLEHCPLLQAIRVAQVIRAAVRDYRFHWRGQTLGLGVSIGLVPVLGHGPGAEALLEVADQACYEAKRSGGIGIRVRSGRERSTCQAQEDIGGPRATITG
- a CDS encoding response regulator transcription factor, coding for MDHYSESDATVFVVDDDHAVRESICDLMRAHGLSVRGFSDAWTFLEAVDEQSRGCVVLDVRMPGLSGLGLQKALNARGVELPVIIVTGHGDAETAITAMKHGAVDFLCKPFRGAELLRKVREALDEDAERRESQRRRVLIRERLARLNPGERAVLEAVVEGKPNKVIARELHVSLSTVEARRRRIREKLGTGNLSVLVRMVDSERVGG
- a CDS encoding response regulator transcription factor, with translation MSDLETGAGTVCLSGFPAEEAERLTGLLQGAGLRVTLCTRRCREGGCERGEVPGCVLLNLDADPDCLASLDRALGPGSAIAPLVALVRTPAVAPVVQALRHGAWDVLRVPVSDQLLLDTVCHAVQAGQARVQEHRRRQRLCTQMARLTQREQEVFRALARGGSHRDIAQGLGISPRTLEVHRARLYRKLRIETYTELVRMAVLVGVLDRYPLLPEVERAPGGALDRPS
- the surE gene encoding 5'/3'-nucleotidase SurE, which encodes MHILVSNDDGYQAPGILALAEALSEMARVTVVAPERDRSGASNSLTLDYPLRVHGTGPHRYRVEGTPTDCVHLAITGLLSEEPDMVVSGINAGANMGDDVLYSGTVAAATEGRFLGLPAIAISLNAFEPRHLATAARVAQLIVQRLSRDPLPSDTILNINVPDLPWHEVQGWEATRLGRRHRAEPVVRDEDPRGRAIYWIGPPGSEEDAGPGTDFYAVRNGYVSVTPIQVDLTRYTALDQVAGWVSGLGRPAEEGH
- a CDS encoding Smr/MutS family protein, which codes for MSCNDHDNHDGLFRRAMAGVRPLQHNRVAARKPPPPPRPLQRQRDERRVMDELMDPPDPAEIETGEELLYFREGLQRRVRRRLRRGQFPPTACLDLHGMTATQARQALAAFLQESRRGRHRCVRIIHGKGNRSSNRGPVLKRKVDYWLRQREEVLGFCSALPSDGGTGAAYVLLRLAR
- a CDS encoding protein-L-isoaspartate(D-aspartate) O-methyltransferase, whose product is MDPNRYQGIGMTSRRTRERLVSRLAEEGIRDPRVLQAILEVPRHLFVDEALASRAYDNTPLPIGHGQTISQPWVVARMTELLIEQSIPERVLELGTGSGYQAAVLAYLGVEVYTIERIKALADQARQRMRDLRLHRVHVRYGDGSEGWAQHAPYQGIIVTAAPEEVPDPLWDQLDEGGRLVAPLGGAGRPQELVLIERVDGELRRRHVASVSFVPLLGGCR